The Coffea arabica cultivar ET-39 chromosome 6e, Coffea Arabica ET-39 HiFi, whole genome shotgun sequence genome contains the following window.
GTGTCTGTACCAACAGTTGAATGTTGAGGCTGGTATacattttcttcttgttgtggCTGAAGCTCTTCATTTCGTGGACCATTTGCTATCTCATGTTGACCACATGTTGTTATATGTGGACCACGTGCTGCCTCATTTGTGTTTGCAGTATCTCTTTGTTGTGTAGCTTCCTACTCATGTGGATTAAAAGTGACATGATGTGTACTTGCTGCTGCTCTTCTATTGCCATTTGCTGCACTTGCATTTTCTGGACACTTTCTACTGTTGTGGCCTAATTTTTTGCACTTTCTACATTTATACTCTATCAACCCAACTCTAGACAGCTTTTTAAGTTGCCCTCGACTACTTGTTGAAGCTGGGGGCTCATCAACCTCTCTTCTTCAAACTTTCTTTGGCCTACCTGGAAGCTTGATATGCTCGGGAGGTAGTGCATGCCCCTTTTTCAGATCTTTCCATCGGTGCTCACCATTAAGAGGATATATGATAGGCTCATACGCCCTAATATATGCCTCCTTGAAGTAACATTCATGCACAAAACTCTCTGGAGGTTCCTTTGTCAATGCAATAGCACTCATTGCATGGGAGCAAGGAATGCCATTATGTACCCACCTCCTACAACTACATGTCCTACTAGCCAAATTAACAGAGTATCTATCCCCAGACATGCACCTCACCTCATAAAACCAGTCACCCGAGGGTGTAGCTATACAACCACTTGTTgcatttttaactttttcaagTTTCCTTAAAATTTTTGGGCACGCACTTCTACTATACTTTTTCATCCACTCCCTCTTGGTCTCCATTCTAGCCATTAAATATAGCCTAATAGTTTCTAACATGCCAAGTATGGGCCTCTCTCGTGATTTTAAAATGCTAGAATTAAAACTCTTGCAGAGATTGTTTAACAAGATGTTACACTTAGGAGAAGTGCGGAAGTATGCTCTAACCCAATGTTGAGGTGTTATATTATCAACTAATCATTTAAAGGCCCCTTCATCTAATCCCCTTAAAGCCTCTATCAATGCAACAAAAAGATTCTTGTAGGGTGCTCTTGCAAGCGACCAAATTCTATCCTTCAGAGCCAATCTACTATGCTATttcttgaaattattatacatgGGTCGTATACACATTCTATACTCCATATCTGGAAGAATCTCGTATAAAGTTTGGATCAGCCCCTTcaaaaataaaacataaaaaatacaTTAAAAGACAGTTTTGCATTAAAAATAGACAAGAAATATAGCCACATAAAAATTAGCTTAGTGGTTCACCTTCTGCTTATTAGTCATAAAGGTCCATTTGTCCTAATCCTTTATGTCAAGGTCAGTCACCAATTTAATTACAAACCACTTCCAAGTAAGCTTGTTTTCAACTTCAACCACAACAAATGCAATAGGATATAACTGATCATTTGGGTCGATTCCCACTGCTGCAAGTAAAATACCTTTATGGGGACCTCTTAAATGATAACCATCTAATCCAATAATAGGCCTACAACCAGCTAGAAAACCTTTCTTGCATGCTGAAAAACACATATATAATCTCTCAAACCTATCCTGTCCCTCATCATCTTCAGTTATAGTCATGAACACATTTGATCTGGGGTTTGCCCTTTTGACCTCTCTACAGTAGTTCCACAGCTTATTATATTGAGCTGCATAATCTCCTTCAATCAGCTTCTTTGCCTTTTTCTTTACCCTATATGCTTGCCATCTAGAGATGTTAACATTCATGCCATTTTTTATCTTACCTTTCAGATTACTTACCTTCATATTAGGAATAAGGGAGAGCTCCTTTTGGTATCTCTCAACTAGAAATGTAGAGTTTGCAAGTCCATGATCGAAGGTTCTCCCACATGTGTGTTCAAGTCCATGTAGAGTTTGCAAGTCCATGTAGAGCTTTTGACTTGAAATGTCATTTTGTCAGGCATAATTGCAGTGAAAACTTTCCAACTACAGTCATTGCAATATGCTGTAACTCTCCTGGCATCATTTTtgctgaactttatttttcttccaTGAGCCACCCCATGGCTCTTATATGCCTTAATGAACAGCTTTTTGGAAGTAAATGTCTGACCAACCTCAAATTTGGAGTCTTGCATGTCCGTATTAGGATTGAACCTTGGATACTTGACCCTCTTCCTTGGCTGCATTGTCTCTTCTTCTGAATCACAGGCACTGTCAAAATCTTCTGATTCAGTAGCATCTTCATCAAATTCAGCTCCCACTTTTTCAGGTTGACTGCTTGTTACCTTAGTAGATTCATTGTTCCTCGTAATTTCGTCCCACTCAGCTTTTCTTTCTCTGATTTGTTGCACTATGTGCTCCTCATCACTAAATTGATAATCACTATCAATAAACCCATCATCTCCACTTGATTCCTCCTTATTTTCAGCACATGTGTTCTTGTTGCTTCTCTTCTTTGTCCCTTGCTTCCTAGTTGCTGCTTTGGTTGGTGTTCTTTTACTTGCTGTTTTGGTTGGTGctattttatttgctattttTATTGGTGTTTTTTTGCTTTCCACTGTCACCTTCgttgtttttttcctttcttgaatTGCCAGATGAAGCTATATTCTCCCCTCCTAATTCAGTTACACTTTCATGATCACATGTCTCTTTATTCTGCAGGTCCAAATTTGTTTCCGCTGTTTCTTCAGTACAACGCAAGTTCTCTAGATCTGGATCTGCTGCATTCTTGTGCCTAGCAGCTCCAAAATTAGTAGTATCTCTGTCAACAACTTCACTTTCATCTTGAGCTTGACTAACTGGAATATTTGTCAACACTATTTCTTCTACACTAGAAGACCCTTGCTGGTTTTTTGCAACGTCATCCGTACTTCCCTTATATGGATCAGGTTCACAACCACTAATGGAGTACAGCTTAATGTGCACAACAAATACATTAACCACCCCATATTTTACTCGATTTCTAGCCAAATCTTGAGCAATAATTTCACACATAACATAAATTAACCCATCTTCCATCGTCGTCCCCGACCTTAAGTAATAGTAACTTGCAGTAAACTCAGGAAAACTTAACTTTTCTGCTATCCTACCTGAAGCACAAATTGACCACATTTCTGGATTACAGTAGTCAACCATCTTGACTTGCCCCCCCAACATATTCTTTGGTTGGCAAATCAGTGAATTCGCCTCCGTAGTGGACCCTAATTGAAAATAGATTACTATTACCTGTCAACCATTTAGCTGACAGTCATCAACCAAAAAAATACAGAAAAGGACCCAACACAGAAGGACACCCCACATATTTTTCCAAAACCGACAACACACATGAGGGACCACAGCTACTAGCATGTATAAAAATCATTTCAGCAACTCTAATAAACATATAATAACACTTCTTACATGCGCTAATCAcgattattattactttattcactgtattaaaacatatttttcaatcaattgACAAACATCGTATCCTAGGGTTCAGAGATACTTACCATAATCCGGGATTTGATGGTCGTCCTCTACACTCATTATCAAGTATATCTTCTTCGATCACTAATTTGCTTTGTCACCTTTGTTTGCTACTGGatttgtgattgggtttggtttCGATTGAAAGGATTTGGGTTACTTTGATCCCTCACTTTTTTTGTTTCTAATCCGTGCTTTGATAGGAAGAAAGCACCTAGTCCTCTACATTTTGGTCATGATCTGAGTGATTTGCCCTTTTTGTCCCTCAAAAGTTGGTCACGTAATGTTCCCATGATTGGGTCcgtcaagaattcaaacgaaaAAGTTAGCAGGGACCAAAATTGATCAT
Protein-coding sequences here:
- the LOC140009772 gene encoding uncharacterized protein yields the protein MARMETKREWMKKYSRSACPKILRKLEKVKNATSGCIATPSGDWFYEVRCMSGDRYSVNLASRTCSCRRWVHNGIPCSHAMSAIALTKEPPESFVHECYFKEAYIRAYEPIIYPLNGEHRWKDLKKGHALPPEHIKLPGRPKKV